Proteins encoded by one window of Streptomyces clavuligerus:
- a CDS encoding acyl-CoA dehydrogenase family protein yields the protein MRRSVYSEDHEAFRETLRAFIEAEVVPVHDEWYAAGQTPRDFYHKLGELGIFGIEVPEEYGGAGEHSFKYQAVLTEEVARAGVSFGGSGVHVALCLPYLMAYATEDQKKRWLPDFVSGASMYAIAMTEPGTGSDLAGMKTTAKRSEDGTHYVLNGAKTFITGGVHADKVIVCARTAAPTPEDRRHGISLFVVDTGLEGYAVGRKLDKLGLRTSDTAELSFTDVRVSAGDLLGEEHKGFSYLGQNLPQERLAIAVGAYAQASAAIRFTQEYVRDRTVFGQSVASFQNTKFELASCKAEVDAAEAVVDRALDAHDAGELTAAEAASAKLFCTEVAHRVIDRCLQLHGGYGYMNEYPIARLYADNRVNRIYGGTSEVMKSIIAKSMGL from the coding sequence GTGCGCCGCAGTGTTTACTCCGAGGACCACGAGGCGTTCCGGGAGACCCTCCGGGCCTTCATCGAGGCCGAGGTCGTCCCCGTCCACGACGAGTGGTACGCGGCGGGCCAGACGCCCCGCGACTTCTACCACAAGCTCGGCGAGCTGGGGATCTTCGGCATCGAGGTGCCGGAGGAGTACGGCGGTGCGGGCGAGCACTCGTTCAAGTACCAGGCCGTCCTCACGGAGGAGGTCGCCCGCGCCGGCGTCTCCTTCGGCGGCTCCGGGGTCCATGTCGCGCTGTGTCTGCCGTATCTGATGGCCTACGCCACCGAGGACCAGAAGAAGCGCTGGCTGCCCGATTTCGTCAGCGGCGCCTCGATGTACGCGATCGCCATGACGGAGCCCGGCACCGGCTCGGACCTGGCGGGCATGAAGACCACGGCGAAGCGCTCCGAGGACGGCACCCACTACGTCCTCAACGGCGCCAAGACCTTCATCACCGGCGGCGTCCACGCCGACAAGGTGATCGTCTGCGCCCGGACCGCCGCGCCCACCCCCGAGGACCGCCGCCACGGCATCTCCCTCTTCGTGGTGGACACCGGCCTTGAGGGGTACGCGGTCGGCCGCAAGCTGGACAAGCTGGGGCTGCGGACGTCCGACACCGCCGAACTGTCCTTCACCGATGTGCGGGTGTCCGCCGGGGATCTGCTCGGCGAGGAGCACAAGGGCTTCTCCTACCTCGGCCAGAACCTGCCGCAGGAGCGGCTGGCGATCGCCGTCGGCGCGTACGCGCAGGCGTCCGCCGCGATCCGGTTCACCCAGGAGTACGTGCGCGACCGCACGGTCTTCGGCCAGTCGGTGGCCTCGTTCCAGAACACCAAGTTCGAACTGGCCTCCTGCAAGGCCGAGGTCGACGCCGCCGAGGCGGTCGTGGACCGGGCGCTGGACGCCCATGACGCGGGCGAGCTGACGGCGGCGGAGGCGGCCTCCGCGAAGCTGTTCTGCACCGAGGTCGCCCACCGGGTCATCGACCGCTGTCTCCAGCTCCACGGCGGCTACGGCTATATGAACGAGTACCCGATCGCCCGGCTCTACGCCGACAACCGCGTCAACCGCATCTACGGCGGGACCAGCGAGGTCATGAAGTCGATCATCGCCAAGTCCATGGGCCTGTAG
- a CDS encoding PucR family transcriptional regulator — protein MAETTAPPPTPAVPLAALLAQGELGLRQIAGPERSDAVVHWVHTSEMADPYPYLLGGELLLSAGVLLEDPDTYVARSVAAGAAALGFGVTPVYDTVPAGLVEACDRHGLPLLEVPPSTTFTAVARAVWRLLAEARHRELRRVSRAQQGLATAAARPDPVPSVLGQLASRLGGRAVLLAADGRELAAAGRPPSAGALRALERLVRVVRGAAPTGAGGPGGALDAGDPGSAGTAPSTASDTADGVHLAAYAIGGGRGLTLGLATPAREPGDHTVAGVAVVLLSLLTAPHQGADSGRRGSALVRLLLGADPAGVAARLGGGRWTVVRARGGGQRPFAASALGAALGSALVDPVDERTVRVLIPSDAVPAPQPGWVLGVSGPVPPAELATADAQAERALRRAQESGRELVRHRGSALSELLTPEEAAAHARLRLAPLAGSPALVETLRAWLAAHGGWDRTAGELGVHRNTVRQRIARCAALLGEDLDDPDVRMELWFALRSR, from the coding sequence ATGGCGGAAACCACGGCACCCCCACCCACCCCGGCCGTCCCGCTGGCCGCGCTGCTGGCCCAGGGGGAGCTGGGGCTCCGGCAGATCGCGGGGCCGGAGCGGTCCGACGCGGTGGTGCACTGGGTGCACACCTCGGAGATGGCCGATCCCTATCCCTATCTCCTCGGCGGGGAGCTGCTGCTGAGCGCCGGGGTGCTGCTGGAGGACCCGGACACCTATGTGGCGCGCAGCGTGGCGGCGGGGGCGGCGGCGCTGGGCTTCGGGGTGACGCCGGTGTACGACACGGTCCCGGCGGGGCTGGTCGAGGCGTGCGACCGGCACGGGCTGCCGCTGCTGGAGGTGCCGCCATCGACCACGTTCACGGCGGTGGCCCGCGCGGTGTGGCGGCTGCTGGCGGAGGCCCGGCACCGGGAGCTGCGCCGGGTGAGCCGGGCCCAGCAGGGCCTGGCGACGGCGGCGGCGCGCCCCGACCCCGTACCGTCGGTTCTCGGCCAACTGGCGAGTCGACTGGGGGGACGGGCGGTGCTGCTCGCCGCCGACGGCCGGGAGCTGGCGGCGGCCGGACGACCGCCGTCGGCCGGGGCGCTGCGGGCGCTGGAGCGGCTGGTCCGGGTGGTGCGGGGCGCCGCGCCGACGGGCGCCGGGGGCCCGGGGGGCGCCCTGGACGCAGGCGACCCGGGGAGCGCCGGAACCGCGCCCTCCACCGCCAGTGACACCGCCGACGGGGTCCATCTGGCCGCGTACGCGATCGGCGGCGGCCGAGGGCTCACCCTGGGGCTGGCCACGCCCGCGCGCGAGCCCGGGGACCACACCGTCGCCGGGGTCGCCGTCGTCCTGCTCTCCCTGCTCACCGCCCCGCACCAGGGCGCCGACAGCGGGCGGCGCGGCTCCGCGCTGGTGCGGCTGCTGCTCGGGGCCGATCCCGCCGGGGTCGCCGCCCGGCTCGGCGGCGGGCGCTGGACGGTGGTCCGGGCCAGGGGCGGCGGACAGCGGCCGTTCGCGGCCTCGGCGCTGGGGGCGGCGCTCGGCAGCGCCCTGGTGGACCCCGTGGACGAACGGACCGTCCGCGTCCTGATCCCGTCCGACGCCGTGCCCGCGCCCCAGCCGGGCTGGGTGCTGGGGGTGAGCGGCCCGGTGCCCCCGGCGGAGCTGGCCACGGCGGACGCCCAGGCCGAACGGGCGCTGCGGCGCGCCCAGGAAAGCGGCCGGGAGCTGGTGCGGCACCGGGGCAGCGCGCTGAGCGAACTGCTCACCCCCGAGGAGGCCGCCGCCCACGCCCGGCTGCGGCTGGCCCCGCTCGCGGGCTCCCCCGCGCTGGTGGAGACCCTGCGCGCCTGGCTGGCGGCGCACGGCGGCTGGGACCGTACGGCCGGGGAGCTGGGGGTCCACCGCAACACCGTCCGGCAGCGGATCGCGCGCTGCGCAGCGCTGCTCGGGGAGGACCTGGACGACCCCGACGTCCGGATGGAGCTGTGGTTCGCCCTGCGCTCCCGCTGA
- a CDS encoding sodium:solute symporter, producing the protein MAVDYAVIAVYLAGMLGMGWWGMRRARSKSEFLVAGRRLGPWMYSGTMAAIVLGGASTIGGVGLGYKYGLSGGWMVVTIGLGLLALSILFSARIARLKVYTVSEMLDLRYGGRAGVISGVVMWAYTLMLAVTSTIAYATIFDVLFDVNRTVSIVLGGAIVVAYSTLGGMWSITLTDMVQFVVKTIGVLLILLPVAVVKAGGFSEMKAELPTEYFAPLGIGGETIFTYVLIYTFGMLIGQDIWQRVFTARSDRTARWGGTAAGVYCLVYGVAGAMIGTAAKVLYPKLDNPDDAFALIVKDELPMGVRGLVLAAALAAVMSTSSGALIACATVANHDIWSRLRATLAARGGTAAARAHDEDHDEVKGNRLFILAMGVAVILIAIALNDVVEALTVAYNLLVGGLLVPILGGLLWRRGTVQGALAAVAVGGLAVIGLMAAYGILANEPVYYGLLSSLVVYIAVSLLTRPTDAAVLAHWQERLAGRGTPDENASDGNVPDGTATDGSTPDRAATDGAATDRNTPAGTPATAPALDGRDAHPAP; encoded by the coding sequence ATGGCAGTCGACTACGCGGTGATCGCCGTCTATCTGGCCGGCATGCTCGGCATGGGCTGGTGGGGCATGCGGCGCGCCCGCTCGAAGAGCGAATTCCTGGTCGCGGGCCGCCGGCTCGGCCCCTGGATGTACTCCGGCACCATGGCCGCCATCGTCCTCGGCGGCGCCTCCACCATCGGCGGCGTCGGCCTCGGCTACAAGTACGGCCTCTCCGGCGGCTGGATGGTCGTCACCATCGGCCTCGGGCTGCTCGCCCTCTCGATCCTCTTCTCCGCGCGGATCGCCCGGCTGAAGGTCTACACCGTCTCCGAGATGCTCGACCTGCGCTACGGCGGCCGGGCCGGGGTGATCTCCGGCGTCGTGATGTGGGCGTACACCCTGATGCTCGCCGTCACCTCCACCATCGCCTACGCCACGATCTTCGACGTCCTCTTCGATGTGAACCGGACCGTCTCGATCGTCCTCGGCGGCGCGATCGTCGTCGCCTACTCCACCCTCGGCGGCATGTGGTCGATCACCCTCACCGACATGGTGCAGTTCGTCGTCAAGACCATCGGTGTGCTGCTGATCCTGCTGCCGGTCGCGGTCGTCAAGGCGGGCGGCTTCAGCGAGATGAAGGCGGAGCTGCCGACCGAGTACTTCGCCCCGCTCGGCATCGGCGGCGAGACGATCTTCACCTATGTGCTGATCTACACCTTCGGCATGCTCATCGGGCAGGACATCTGGCAGCGGGTCTTCACCGCCCGCAGCGACCGCACGGCCCGCTGGGGCGGCACCGCCGCCGGTGTCTACTGCCTCGTCTACGGTGTCGCCGGAGCGATGATCGGCACGGCGGCCAAGGTGCTCTACCCCAAGCTGGACAACCCCGACGACGCCTTCGCGCTGATCGTCAAGGACGAGCTGCCCATGGGCGTCCGGGGCCTGGTGCTGGCCGCCGCCCTCGCCGCCGTGATGTCCACCTCCTCCGGCGCCCTCATCGCCTGCGCCACCGTCGCCAACCACGACATCTGGTCCCGGCTGCGCGCCACCCTCGCCGCCCGGGGCGGCACCGCCGCCGCGCGGGCCCACGACGAGGACCACGACGAGGTCAAGGGCAACCGGCTGTTCATCCTCGCCATGGGCGTGGCCGTCATCCTCATCGCCATCGCGCTCAACGATGTCGTCGAGGCCCTGACCGTGGCGTACAACCTGCTCGTCGGTGGACTCCTCGTCCCCATCCTCGGCGGACTGCTGTGGCGGCGGGGTACGGTTCAGGGGGCCCTCGCCGCCGTCGCCGTCGGCGGGCTCGCGGTGATCGGCCTCATGGCCGCGTACGGCATCCTCGCCAACGAGCCCGTCTACTACGGACTGCTCTCCTCGCTCGTGGTCTACATCGCCGTCAGCCTGCTCACCCGGCCGACCGACGCCGCCGTCCTCGCCCACTGGCAGGAGCGGCTCGCCGGTCGCGGCACCCCGGACGAGAACGCTTCGGACGGGAACGTTCCGGACGGGACCGCGACGGACGGAAGCACTCCGGACCGGGCCGCGACGGACGGGGCCGCGACGGACCGGAACACCCCGGCGGGCACCCCCGCCACCGCCCCGGCCCTGGACGGACGGGACGCCCACCCGGCGCCCTGA
- the speB gene encoding agmatinase, with translation MSSNEQPRGPVDSSRIPRYAGPATFARLPRLDEVGTADVAVVGVPFDAGVSYRPGARFGGNAIREASRLLRPYNPAQDASPFALAQVADAGDIAANPFNIDEAVETIEAAADDLLATGARMMTLGGDHTIALPLLRSVAKKHGPVALLHFDAHLDTWDTYFGAEYTHGTPFRRAVEEGILDTSALSHVGTRGPLYGKQDLTDDEKMGFGIVTSADIYRRGADEVADQLRQRIGDRPLYISIDIDCLDPAHAPGTGTPEAGGMTSRELLEILRGLASCNLVSADVVEVAPAYDHAEITAVAASHTAYELTTIMSRQIAASR, from the coding sequence ATGAGCAGCAACGAGCAGCCGCGCGGCCCGGTCGACTCCTCCCGGATTCCCCGGTACGCCGGACCCGCCACGTTCGCCCGGCTGCCCCGGCTCGACGAGGTCGGCACCGCCGATGTCGCCGTCGTCGGCGTCCCCTTCGACGCGGGTGTCTCCTACCGGCCCGGCGCCCGCTTCGGCGGCAACGCCATCCGCGAGGCGTCCCGGCTGCTGCGCCCGTACAACCCCGCGCAGGACGCCTCCCCCTTCGCGCTGGCCCAGGTCGCCGACGCGGGCGACATCGCGGCCAACCCGTTCAACATCGACGAGGCCGTCGAGACCATCGAGGCCGCCGCCGACGACCTGCTCGCCACCGGCGCCCGGATGATGACCCTCGGCGGCGACCACACCATCGCGCTGCCGCTGCTGCGCTCCGTCGCCAAGAAGCACGGCCCCGTGGCGCTGCTCCACTTCGACGCCCACCTCGACACCTGGGACACCTACTTCGGCGCCGAGTACACCCACGGCACCCCCTTCCGCCGGGCCGTCGAGGAGGGCATCCTCGACACCTCCGCCCTCTCCCACGTCGGCACCCGGGGCCCCCTCTACGGCAAGCAGGACCTCACCGACGACGAGAAGATGGGCTTCGGCATCGTCACCTCCGCCGACATCTACCGGCGCGGCGCCGACGAGGTCGCCGACCAGCTCCGGCAGCGCATCGGGGACCGGCCCCTGTACATCTCCATCGACATCGACTGCCTCGACCCGGCGCACGCCCCCGGCACCGGCACCCCCGAGGCCGGCGGCATGACCTCCCGCGAACTCCTGGAGATCCTGCGCGGCCTCGCCTCCTGCAACCTGGTCTCCGCCGACGTCGTCGAGGTCGCCCCCGCCTACGACCACGCCGAGATCACCGCCGTGGCCGCGTCCCACACCGCGTACGAGCTGACCACCATCATGTCCCGCCAGATCGCGGCGAGCCGCTGA
- a CDS encoding thiamine pyrophosphate-binding protein, whose product MTHDHDLVLRPTAAQTEAALNPPAGRTGGDLVVETLQGLGATTVFGLPGQHALGMFDALRRSSLTYVGLRVENNAGFAADAYGRITGEAAPLLLSTGPGALMSLAALQEAAAASAPVLAIGSQIPSAGLGGRRRGYLHELRDQQASFRDIVKSVHTARTASQIPSAIADAWRSALSAPHGPVWVEIPQDVLLAGTVLPVVTAVDATPEDLVPRVELTALAAHLLATAERPAIIAGGGVVRSDASGKLLALAERIAAPVVTTFGGKGAFPWEHPLSLQSWLEDRHTTDFLEDADVLLVVGSGLGELSSNYHTFAPRGRVIQIEADAGKLESNHAGIGIHADARLALSALLETVPERPDEQAPERVRTVLHRVRERIDAQGRTLERSILDSVRAALPDEAPSFWDMTILAYWAWSAFDPRHPGTMHSAQGAGGLGYAYPAALGAAAADPGRPVLAVSGDGGAMYSIAELATARQYDASVTWLIVDDGGYGILREYMTDAFGAATGTELARPDFVALAESFGVPAVRTTPEDLTADLTAALAAPGPSVVVLPALLRMFEPTHLP is encoded by the coding sequence ATGACCCACGACCACGACCTCGTCCTGCGCCCCACCGCCGCCCAGACGGAGGCCGCGCTGAACCCGCCCGCCGGGCGCACCGGCGGCGACCTCGTCGTCGAGACCCTTCAGGGCCTCGGCGCCACCACCGTCTTCGGCCTCCCCGGACAGCACGCCCTCGGCATGTTCGACGCGCTGCGCCGCTCCTCGCTGACGTATGTGGGGCTGCGGGTCGAGAACAACGCGGGCTTCGCCGCCGACGCGTACGGCCGGATCACCGGCGAGGCCGCCCCGCTGCTGCTGTCCACCGGGCCCGGCGCGCTGATGTCGCTCGCCGCGCTCCAGGAGGCCGCCGCCGCCTCCGCGCCCGTGCTCGCCATCGGCAGCCAGATCCCGTCCGCCGGGCTCGGCGGCCGCCGCCGCGGCTATCTCCATGAACTCCGCGACCAGCAGGCGTCCTTCCGGGACATCGTCAAGTCCGTGCACACCGCGCGGACCGCCTCCCAGATCCCGTCCGCGATCGCCGACGCCTGGCGCTCCGCGCTCAGCGCGCCCCACGGGCCGGTCTGGGTGGAGATCCCGCAGGACGTCCTGCTCGCCGGGACGGTGCTGCCCGTCGTCACCGCCGTCGACGCCACCCCCGAAGACCTCGTCCCGCGCGTCGAACTCACCGCGCTCGCCGCCCATCTGCTGGCGACCGCCGAACGCCCGGCGATCATCGCGGGCGGCGGAGTCGTCCGCTCCGACGCCTCCGGCAAGCTGCTCGCGCTCGCCGAGCGGATCGCCGCGCCCGTCGTCACCACCTTCGGCGGCAAGGGCGCCTTCCCCTGGGAGCACCCCCTCTCCCTCCAGTCCTGGCTGGAGGACCGGCACACCACCGACTTCCTGGAGGACGCGGACGTCCTCCTGGTGGTGGGCTCGGGGCTCGGCGAACTCTCCTCGAACTACCACACCTTCGCCCCGCGCGGCCGGGTGATCCAGATCGAGGCCGACGCCGGGAAGCTGGAGTCCAACCACGCCGGGATCGGCATCCACGCGGACGCCAGGCTCGCCCTCTCCGCCCTGCTGGAGACCGTGCCCGAACGCCCCGACGAGCAGGCCCCGGAACGGGTGCGGACGGTCCTTCACCGGGTGCGCGAACGGATCGACGCGCAGGGCCGCACCCTGGAGCGGTCGATCCTCGACTCCGTCCGCGCGGCCCTGCCCGACGAGGCGCCCAGCTTCTGGGACATGACGATCCTGGCCTACTGGGCCTGGTCCGCGTTCGACCCCCGCCACCCGGGCACCATGCACTCCGCGCAGGGCGCGGGCGGCCTCGGCTACGCCTACCCCGCCGCCCTCGGCGCGGCGGCGGCCGACCCGGGCCGCCCCGTGCTCGCCGTCTCCGGCGACGGGGGAGCGATGTACTCCATCGCCGAACTGGCCACCGCCCGCCAGTACGACGCCTCCGTCACCTGGCTCATCGTCGACGACGGCGGCTACGGCATCCTCCGCGAGTACATGACGGACGCCTTCGGCGCGGCCACCGGCACCGAACTGGCCCGCCCGGACTTCGTCG